TCGGGCCATCCCTGCCTCCGACCTCCTGAAACACCGTGGTTAGGTGGGGACGGCGGTGACGGAGACGGTCCTGCCGTGGCCGCCGTGTTCAGCGCCCTCGGGTCAGCCCAGCTTCGGGAAGATCCCATCTGCGACTCCGCTGGTGACCCGAGCCGCGCCGGCTGCTGTGGCCTCGGCCCCTGTGTGCGTCTGTGCCAAGGGGTCGGTGCCTGTGCCCCGCGGGCTGGAAATGACGCACCGGCATCCGACCGCTTCCCGCCCGTGTCCTCAGCGTGTCCTTCCCCTCGTGCTGGGGCCCCGTGGGGACCGTGGGGCTTCGGGGCCTGGGTCCAGCCCTCTTGGCCTCCCAGGGGCGGGTGTCGGGGCCTGAAGGAGCACATGTGCACGTCCGACACACATGGACACGTGTGCACACACGGGGAGATGGGATGTGGCCCCGCAGGCCTCGCTGTCCaatgcagggaggtgggggggcagagggtcAGAGCCGACCCCCTGGAGGGTCTAACCCTCCTGGGAAGGGATCcagggggcttcctggaggaggcagccttGGGAAGcaaggggagccctcctgcagGGCTCATGGGGACACGCGGGGTGTTGTTGGGTTGTCATCACATGCTCCTCGTTGCTGTGGGGCCGCAGGGTCACGGGGTGCAGGGTCGGCGATGGAGGGAGTCTGGAGGTCGTtgggaggaagaaacagaagaacgTAGGGGGGGCATGCGCAGCCCGCAGGCCGGAGGGACAGGAGGCCCCTGGGGTGTGGGGCGGCCCTGAAGGGCATTTCGGGGTCCGTAGCGCCAGCGCAGCATGCAGGGGCCGGGTCCCGCTCTGTCGGCCCCCGGACACCGCACCCCAGGGCCCGCCTGGCCGCGGCCTATCGCGAGGGCGGTGCAGACGCGCAGGCCGATGCACCAAGTGTGGCTTCGGTTTGGGGGAGAAGCGCCAGAGTGAGTCCCTGCGGAGAAGGACGTCAAGTGAGAACAGGAAG
The sequence above is a segment of the Canis lupus dingo isolate Sandy chromosome 31, ASM325472v2, whole genome shotgun sequence genome. Coding sequences within it:
- the LOC125754127 gene encoding translation initiation factor IF-2-like; the protein is MSPAGGLPLLPKAASSRKPPGSLPRRVRPSRGSALTLCPPTSLHWTARPAGPHPISPCVHTCPCVSDVHMCSFRPRHPPLGGQEGWTQAPKPHGPHGAPARGEGHAEDTGGKRSDAGASFPARGAQAPTPWHRRTQGPRPQQPARLGSPAESQMGSSRSWADPRALNTAATAGPSPSPPSPPNHGVSGGRRQGWPEAPVKAQKAAAPVLSRVRMVMGSGRFFGVAGWCPGLAAPQGSQRTVAGRRAQGAGAGGRRAGPDPTQEGSGPAERALSAGAGDQPPTFPGHQPRPVSAQSPRGLPRSRPRRPPGPCHPAASPQAPGRGDAARGPAQAPGPETRSVPRGGVGCGRGWVCVRN